Proteins encoded within one genomic window of Chloroflexaceae bacterium:
- a CDS encoding lipase, producing MSETLSAEPILIVGGFGSSAPQYETLRRHLATASGRPVSIAPIGLLDWASVIPSDSYGALLRIIDRAVRATLAAHRARRLTIVAHSAGGILARIYLGDRPYGPRGLVYNGFERVSTLVTLGTPHSTTRRGRLGGLNQIAFAEAQYPGAYWRFIRYVSVMGKGVFGNRDGSPIERSAWQSYTLITGEGAQWGDGVVPLSSGLLEGSRRVIIPGLRHDQRPGQPWYGASLAIVQTWWEQVELAERAPTPGRRQWSPREP from the coding sequence ATGAGCGAGACCCTGAGCGCTGAGCCGATACTCATCGTCGGCGGCTTCGGCAGCAGCGCCCCTCAGTATGAGACCCTGCGGCGCCACCTGGCTACAGCCAGCGGCCGCCCGGTCAGCATCGCGCCGATTGGCCTGCTCGACTGGGCCAGCGTCATCCCCAGCGATAGCTACGGCGCCCTCTTGCGCATCATTGATCGGGCCGTGCGAGCAACCCTCGCCGCGCATCGCGCCCGCCGCCTGACCATCGTCGCCCACAGCGCCGGTGGCATCCTGGCGCGCATTTACCTGGGCGACCGGCCCTACGGCCCCCGCGGGCTGGTCTACAACGGCTTCGAGCGCGTCAGCACCCTGGTGACCCTCGGCACGCCCCACAGCACCACCCGCCGCGGACGTCTGGGCGGTCTGAATCAGATCGCCTTCGCCGAAGCGCAGTACCCCGGCGCCTACTGGCGCTTCATCCGCTATGTCAGCGTAATGGGCAAAGGCGTCTTTGGCAATCGTGACGGCTCCCCGATCGAACGGAGCGCCTGGCAAAGCTATACCCTGATTACCGGCGAAGGCGCCCAGTGGGGCGATGGGGTCGTGCCGCTCTCCAGCGGCTTGCTGGAAGGCTCGCGCCGCGTGATCATCCCCGGCCTGCGGCACGATCAGCGCCCCGGCCAGCCCTGGTACGGCGCCAGCCTGGCTATCGTCCAGACCTGGTGGGAACAGGTAGAGCTTGCGGAACGTGCGCCCACTCCAGGCCGGCGCCAGTGGTCGCCCCGTGAACCATAG
- a CDS encoding kinase/pyrophosphorylase: MDDGQPTGANTPPLYIVSGGAGGVAAEVARLVLTQFEGVDVPLIVVPNVHDPAQLTQVVAQAEATNGTILHTLMEPDLRRDLVRKARERHVYEIDLVGSVLSRLATVLGREPVGKGGLYRQRRSAYFERLEAIEYAMQHDDGARLSDLSDAEIVLVGISRVGKTPLSMYLAVLGWKVANVPLVKEVALPQALLDIDRRRVIGLIVDAEQIAARRRWRQRRFGASMGQSYIDFQGAEEEVEWARRLFRSHGWATVNLTNKSIEEGADEIIALVTRWFKHDGATSNPF; the protein is encoded by the coding sequence ATGGATGACGGCCAGCCAACTGGCGCGAATACCCCGCCGCTGTACATTGTCTCAGGGGGTGCGGGAGGCGTGGCAGCCGAGGTTGCACGCCTGGTGCTGACCCAGTTCGAGGGCGTTGACGTGCCCCTGATCGTGGTGCCAAACGTGCACGATCCGGCCCAGCTTACCCAGGTGGTAGCCCAGGCGGAAGCCACCAACGGCACCATCCTGCACACCCTGATGGAGCCGGACTTGCGACGCGACCTGGTGCGCAAGGCTCGTGAGCGCCATGTCTACGAGATTGACCTGGTGGGGAGCGTGCTCTCGCGTCTGGCAACGGTGCTCGGTCGCGAGCCGGTGGGCAAGGGCGGTCTCTACCGGCAGCGCCGCTCGGCCTACTTCGAACGCCTGGAAGCCATCGAGTATGCTATGCAGCACGACGATGGCGCGCGCCTCAGTGATCTGAGCGACGCCGAAATCGTACTGGTCGGGATCTCGCGGGTGGGCAAGACGCCCCTGAGCATGTACCTGGCCGTGCTGGGCTGGAAGGTGGCGAATGTACCGCTGGTGAAGGAGGTCGCGCTGCCCCAGGCCCTCCTCGACATAGACCGCCGCCGGGTCATCGGCCTGATTGTTGACGCCGAGCAGATCGCCGCCCGGCGCCGCTGGCGCCAGCGGCGCTTCGGCGCTTCAATGGGCCAGAGCTACATTGACTTCCAGGGCGCCGAAGAAGAGGTCGAATGGGCCCGGCGCCTCTTCCGCAGTCATGGCTGGGCCACTGTTAATCTGACCAACAAGTCAATTGAAGAAGGCGCTGACGAGATTATCGCCCTCGTCACGCGCTGGTTCAAGCATGACGGCGCTACCTCCAATCCGTTCTAA